In Drosophila santomea strain STO CAGO 1482 chromosome 3L, Prin_Dsan_1.1, whole genome shotgun sequence, a single window of DNA contains:
- the LOC120447881 gene encoding uncharacterized protein LOC120447881, with the protein MPGSSHTLQQGHQGSATPPRWSVIEILSRTKPGKRASRTGGKCLRCQSSDSNSSSISNATGSGGESETSVASAQAQSAVYSGSAILCSVNSANNTRKLNLILSKSHQKRGERFAVGTNLQNKLPASSADCHLSPSAETNIRTTTTADPPRSPSCPPCPYSHLHLPRHWHRHRHRHRPRHRQQHHRHYHHRGCRCRCRCRDASQSASASPASMLLPYQINQRATLLQHSATATTTATTATISTTLPHVPGAAATKNVSLRAVPRIFKRKRDTVQTATTASPLTPQQHPTVAAATSTTTTRISRLEFILYTEVYQVEEDSVSPSDFSPQSNVGSDDPFWQNYGK; encoded by the coding sequence ATGCCGGGATCCAGTCACACCTTGCAGCAGGGTCACCAGGGATCCGCCACCCCGCCAAGGTGGTCGGTCATTGAGATACTTAGTCGAACTAAGCCCGGTAAGCGGGCGAGTAGAACCGGTGGCAAGTGTCTGAGATGCCAGAGCAGCGATTCGAACAGCAGTTCAATATCGAATGCAACTGGAAGCGGCGGCGAAAGTGAGACCTCTGTGGCAAGTGCGCAGGCGCAGAGCGCTGTATATAGTGGTAGTGCAATTTTGTGCAGTGTAAATAGTGCAAATAATACGCGtaagttaaatttaattctGAGCAAGTCGCATCAAAAGCGAGGGGAGCGATTCGCTGTTGGCACaaatttgcaaaataaattaccaGCATCGAGTGCGGATTGCCACTTAAGTCCAAGTGCCGAGACAAATATTCGTACCACAACCACAGCCGATCCACCGCGATCCCCGTCCTGTCCGCCGTGTCCATATAGTCATCTTCATCTTCCTCGTCattggcatcggcatcggcacCGCCATCGTCCTCGTCATAGACAGCAGCATCATCGTCATTATCATCATCGtggttgtcgttgtcgttgtcgttgtcgcgACGCGTCGCAGTCTGCATCCGCATCGCCCGCGTCTATGCTCTTGCCATATCAAATTAATCAACGTGCTACATTGTTGCAGCActctgcaacagcaacaacaacagcaacaacggcaactATATCAACTACATTGCCACATGTGCCcggggcagcagcaacaaaaaacgTATCTCTGCGTGCCGTGCCTCGTATTTTTAAACGCAAACGTGATACGGTCCAAACAGCGACCACTGCATCACCTTTGACCCCGCAGCAACATccaacagtcgcagcagctACATCCACAACAACCACGCGGATATCGCGACTCGAATTCATACTTTACACGGAAGTCTACCAAGTCGAGGAGGATTCGGTTTCCCCCAGCGATTTTAGTCCGCAATCCAACGTGGGGAGTGACGATCCCTTCTGGCAAAACTACGGTAAGTGa